From the Oncorhynchus keta strain PuntledgeMale-10-30-2019 chromosome 13, Oket_V2, whole genome shotgun sequence genome, the window CGTGACAGCTACATTACGTCAATGGAGTGCTATTCAACTTTTTCACGTTAACTGTTTTCCATCGTTCCCTTTGAGCGTCATCTTAGGCTATTTCGGAATGAACATGCCAATATTTGCTGACATCTTCACTGCAATATTGCAATAACTATTTACCTATTCCGGACTAAAGTGTGGGCATATATTCTGCACAGGTTTTATTGCATATTGTGATGAGTGAGAATGTGATCGTTGGAACAGGTTaaagagcaaacaatgcaattattaCAACATAGGTTGACGATATATTACATCAAATCACGTTATCTaccatagctttgattggactgatcatgtcaacatcatattttcagaatcttagctagcaagcagtcatcatcatgaatcaagttgacaatccactggcaaatccttttcaatccttgtcatttgaagagaaattgtagataaaacgtatcgatgctcatcggccattgggcATAAACACTACACAGTTGGAAATCGCAACTGCTAGCGTTGCAAAGCAAACACTAGCCTGCttttcagtggagagggtgtttGGTCCatgtctgggtttaagggtctcttttacAAGCTTAAAAGGATCAACATTCAcatgcaacaccatgggccagataaggttgaatatattggtcatgctgtcaatccagcatgacttctgccgcattcaaaacaactggaaaattGGAACTAGGAAAtcttagacttcagtgagttcaagagaACTGGGAACTCGGATTATACCCTTTGAGTGGTCATCCAACATGGAATTCCTAGTCAGGAACTCTGGCCACTTTCTAGagctccaacctgaagatcacttaCGTCATGATTCGACTGTGTTTTTttcagttcccagttgtcttgaaagcaccataaatccagagcaTGCCAGACTGaagacaaagtttgatgacaaaatttgcccacaagaagggctgctgcgccaccttcctgttcaagtgagcacagcaaaACAAAGTCCagaaatgtcttgtatgctgctgcataaaggatgtaatatgccagggagatatgtatactgtggctaagaaagtaataccaaatgtatgttgtgtagtaagctgttagtagtcCATGTGCCTCACTCTAATAATTTGGTACCTTTCCCCCTCACAAcgtagcctactgttctgacttggtggtgcacatgtagcctattttaGATAAATGTcctcatcgaatattgtaagagcgtTCATTGTCTTATATaacccctttatttatcctatggttctgacttggtgtacagggagagtACTGTAAGagcggcccatgttctgaattatgtcGCTGTACATTTGAGAACAAATTGTTATATTCACTACGCCCGtcttagctcgctcattaatatcTTAAtctaaattacggattgcctcttgtCCGCTCATCGTTCCCAGTTTGTACATCTGAaatgtcagtagaaaccacatttgttaaaggaggtcagccatatcagctatgttttttaaaaaggcagtaaatgaggctgaatgaactgctTCGCTGccaggctccgctgatagccaggtgtagcggtggtaaggatctGTTGGGACAGATTTATCTAGGTCCTAACAGTTTGTGGACACCTTTTGTCACCGTTTATAgtacaattaatgtattgtttagtgttgtgtagagGCTTTGCTGGTATGCATCAAAACATTTTTGGAGGAGTTTGCCCCAcaaagatttacatgctaaaatcgccactgactAGGCCTAGTCTACTTGTAGGCCTACGCCTACTGTTTCAAAAAGACCTACCTAAAGCAAAATATCAGAAATAAATTAGCCTATAGCTTACCGGATAATGCAAAGACACAATGTATGAAACTTGATGGGGAAAgtctgaaggggagagagagacggttaTAGTGCGATAGTGATGATGAAGACGAAATTGAAAACTCCAAACAAAAATGATATGCACCCGTCCTAAATAATGATCCGCCGTTGATACGTTTTAGTAAAACGGGTGGTTAAATGCCGACACCACATTTGAATTTGTGTGCAGTAGTACGCTCGCCCCTTGCTCTTTTGACATTCAATAGGTGGAACACTTAAAAGAACGCTTTATTTTAGACGGAGCACTGATGATGTTGCCCACTGAATGTGGTCAGGCTGGCCTAATTGCATTTTACACTGAGAAAATCTGCATTTAGACCTGGCATGAAGATGTGTTTTTTGATACGTGAATACAAATGTGCATACAGTCAGAAGATGTAAATAGGATCTGATGTCATAGAGATATGAGGCGAATATATCACTTTCAAATCAAAGGGGTGTTTGGTTTATACAAAAGGTTGACTTTAGTTGTCAAATCCACTAAGGGAGAATGAAAATGATATGGTTGCTGTCCTGTGCAATGCACACATCTATCCAAAAATCTATTTCTGAAAATGTTTCTGATTTCACTGGACAGTTGCTAATATACAGTCAGCTTATTGACAAAACATTATTTCATGCCCATTTTATCTCaactgtttcctctcctccattcctttcTTTCTCTTGCTCTACCTTTTCTTGATGATGTCTCTCCATTCATGGGACTCATCCAGCAGGTCTCGAAAGTTGTCATTTGTCACGATCACGCCATCCGttttctgggccagctgcagcatGAACctgcagagaagagagggatgaacgaCGAGGGAAGAGGGCAATGGGGATGTCAATTCATCCATTTAGAGAATATTCCCTACTAAGCACAAACAAGCCTTATAATGTACATATATGAACTTAAACTGTAACAAAGCTGTTTATAAGCAGTTTTAAGGGAGTTTATAAAATATATTAATGTAAAGTTTAGAAGCTGTTAATAAGTGGCTATTAATATAAAGATTGTAAGCTGTTTATAAGCAATGCATATAGTTTAAAAGCTGTTTCCAACAGATCTGTAGTATGACAGAAGCGAGGATCCAACCTGTCATCGTATGAGTTTATCCTCTTCCCCTGGACCTCTCTGGAGGGGGTGTAGGAGAGGAGACCCAGGTTCTGGAGCTCAGTAAGGTAGTGCTGCTCTGAAAACAACACATACACATTTGCCACAATTAATCAATTCCTTAGGGATAATACTATACAGGCTTGGGGTCAATTCAGGAAGGGAATTAATTAATGGACAAACACATTAATGCCAAATCCATACAAAAAACTTCACTTCCTGAAGTGACTTGACAAAACTGGTGAAATGAAAGAGTTGGATGGATGTAAAAGTCTGGCCTTCCAGATGGAAGTGTTACCTTTGACCCGGGGGTCTCTCTTCTGCCTCCACTGGGGCAGTAAGGTGCTGATTTCGCGATGGCCGCGGTTCCAGAAGTGTTGCACGGCCAGGGCGATTCCTCGACACGAGAAGAAATTACCCAGACCGTGACTACAGAGGAGTGAGATAAAAACATTAAACACTGCTGTGTAGTATACTTGTTATTTGAATCATGAAAACAATAGCTGTTAGTTGGAGCATAGCATTACAACTAAAACAGTTGTGGAGTCATGTAATGCAGGGGCCACACAGGTATGTCACTTTGTTGTTTCTACACTGCTTTCTGTGAAAGCGTTTACTAAATAACTTAATGAATGAAGGAATAAACTCAACATTTTGCCTGCTCTTCTACATTTTCCATCGTATTGTTAATCTATTTGTCCTCTCACCTCTTTTAATCCCTCGTTCTCACCTCATGGCAACATTGCTCCCGTCGATGACCACCATCCTGAGCCCTGGGTCTCCTGGTTGGTCAGTCAGCTTGAGGTCAAATGGCGTCTGTAGTCCTTCCAGGAAGCGCTGCTGCCCGGTCACTAAAGACCCTGCTGCCATGGGCGGGAGACCCCATCTGTCAACAGCCGGGGCAGGGAGACCCTTTCTTTCTGGAACCTCTGTCGCTAGGGTAAGGAAACCCAGTTTCTCCTTCACTCTGGTTGCTGAGGATTTATTCACGGTGAGGGCGGAGTCTAAGGTGGTCTGGTGTGGCTGGGTCAGAGGGTAAACGAGTTGATGGGGAAATAAGGGAAGGTTGGTGGGTTGTGGAGGTAGTGTGATGGGGTAGGTGGGCTGGGGAGGCCCTCTGACTAAAGGGGGGCTGGCTCGACGTGGGGGGGGTGTCTGGCCGGGTTGCTGTCGTGTCTGTGTGGGGTTCTTCTGGAGACCATGGGTCGGGAACGGAACCTGGTTCATCACAGCATTCCACTGAGCCAGatccggttcaaccctaactggGCCATCAACGGTTCGGTTTGGCACTTTCACTCCTCCTACCTCATCAGTCTTCCTTTCACTCATTCCTTTGGCactcttcctttctcctcctcgGTTTTCAGTAGTTGTGAATGGTTGTGCCGGTGCCttcctctctttacccctctccttctccgttTCCTCTTTTCTGCACTTCTTTTTCCGTACCTCTGAGACAACCTCATTCACCTCTCTTGGTTCGTCACGTACCCTGTCCTGGGATTTGGATTCTGTCTCTCTggtgctctctctctgtagctccaGGAGTAGCTGACGTATGGACAGTtcaggtaacatactgtatacttttGTTACCTTCTCCTCTGTGTACCCACAGTTGGCCGCAGCCCCCTTCAGCACCCCCAGTACAAAATCATCCTcgttccccacctctcctcccttactgttcCCTTCATTGCTCTCCCtgcccccctcacctctccccctGTCTACCTCTGTTGAATCCTTGGACAAATCATCAAACAATCCTGCACTCTCCCCCTcgtcccttctcctctctttgcTCTTCTCTAGCCCTCACCCCTTCTCCCACGCCTCCCTCCATCGCCACTCTTTTATCTATACCGCTTCTCTTTCCTCTCACTTCTTCACCTCCGCTCTCCTCCCCCTcgcttcccctctcctccacctctctatgcGCTAGCTCCACAAGGCTGTTCATGGCCAGTCTGGTCCGGTCCTGCTCTTGTTGCACCAGGTCCAGGATCTGGGAAGCTTCTCTGGGTCTGGGCTGGGCTAGGACCCTCAGTACCACGTCTTCCGCATAGCCCATAGCCGTGAAGAACTTCAGAAGCAGGCCAAACTCCTCCTTGCTCCCTACTGACAACAtgttcccttctccctcctctgtctctatctcctcctcctcttccaggtgtccctcctcctttacctCCTGTGGGGAATGCCCTTGTACCTCTTTTGCCCCCTCCGACCCCTCGGCTCGACCACGTATGTCTTCGTTTTGGGGGAAAGAGTGGAAGATGGGATCTCGGGGGGCTGCTTCGTTCCCAATCCCTATCCCTCCTTGTGTCCCATATCTGCTTCCCTCTGTAACTTTTACAGTTGCGGTAGTGAACGTCTGTTGAGAAAACAGTCCAATATTCTGTAGACCAGGGTCTTGGTTGTGGTAGGAATGTTTGGAAGGTTTGGTCGTTGATTTGGTCATTGACATCCCCTGTACTTCCTGTATGTCCCTTGCCTCTCCAGCTCTGGTCCCTATTCTGGTATCCATAAGTGTTAGTGCATCTAATTCGAATTGGCTGTCCCATAGTCTCTGTGTATCAGTGTCCATTAGACCCATTCTGTCTCTAGACCCCCCAAGACCAAGGTTCAAGCCCAGCCCTGGAATGGTGTTTGAGCCCAGCCCTGGACCAGGATTTAAACAACCATGACCTGGGTTTGAACCCCCATGACCCGGGTTCAAGCCCCCGGGACCAGGGTTAGATCCCAGCCCAGATTCCCTCACCAGATCCAGTAAAGTCTCCTTCACTGCTCCCGGTAGCACTAGCAGGTCCAGAGTGTGCCTGTCATCCCATCTCTCCACCAGAGACTTGAAGGCCCGACGAGAATCCAGGGTCTCGCCTGCTGCCCTGTCCCTAGGCTCGCTGAGTCGTCCCTGGGTGCCCTCGGAGCGCTGCACAAGGTCTGTGATCAGGGAGTAGGCCCTGACCACTGGTTCTGCCAGACCTGAGATGAGCAGGAAGCCTGGGGAAACCACCTGGAGGAAGGAATGTGCATTTCCTTCTTTCATTATCCATCTATAcatttgattgtgtgtgtgtgtgtgtgtgtgtgtgtgtgtgtgtgtgtgtgtgtgtgtgtgtgtgtgtgtgtgtgtgtgtgtgtgtgtgtgtgtgtgtgtgtgtgtgtgtgtgtgtgtgtgtgtgtgtgtgaatacactTGTCTGTATGCCTGCATTTGAGTATGCGCCTGGAAGCGAGCATGTGTATGCTTACCACTATGCGAGCAGAGGTGTTTCTGATCAGGCAGTCCATGAACAGCCCCCGTGCTCCACAGAACACACAGTGAAGGACCCCTGGATACGGAACTTCCTGCGGGGCCTCCTGGTTCACAACTCCCTTAACAAACAACTGGAGGACAGAAGGGACGTAAGCAACTTCCACACAGACCATCCGCTGGCATGGTgcggtgctatattaacacactacccctctgtcaagagggggagggggggtgttgTTAGCGATGGGTGGAAACTCAGGACACTAGACAACAAGGACTGAGATAACCAATGTTAAGTCTGGAACAGTATTGGTACAGGGCAACCCCAAACAGTTCAGCTGGACCTACACCGAATCAAAGAGGGAGCGCAGCAGGAGAAGTTCTCTCTTGAGAAAGACTCCCCCACCCCGAGCgagtcacatttacatttacatttaagtaattcaTTATACAACCCCACAGACTAGCAACCCAAGCagaaagtcaacctcccagcacagatcACTACAACCTCACTAAAATGAAGGataaattcacccagctggaggtaaggcaggtggagctgaGAACAGCAAGTGAACACACTCCAgtcaacacagacacagacaacagTCTAGCACAAAAACACCCCCTCAGCCAGACCTGAAgagctggagggggagagagacatatcAGAACTCTGGATTGTGGTgtgacaacttcaacaggagacAGAGCAGGAGCAGAAGAAGAAGGCCCAGcggcaggagaagaacagagcactagaggagaaggtggagggagaaggtGAGAAAGATGACGTGTGAGAGAGAACAACCCATTAGAGCTGGCCTCCCCTGAAGAGAAGcgagcagaacagcccacctcagatcCTAACCATAGCCTCGACATCACAGCAGGACAGATAtatgaagaaccccaagcccagggGATCCCACCCCATAGCACCCCCCCATAGCCCTACTGAAAAAAAACCtacacccactgaggacatacATAAGCCACAGATTGTACTTCTTATGGACTCAAAcaggaaatatatagaagaaaatctactttttcccaaacacagtctctaaactctggtgtccaaacaccccaTGCCCACATAGGCCCCTTCAGATCAGACCTATGGCCCTCCTGCCTACCCCATGGCCCCCACTCTCGCAAAGAGGAACTCCACATGAAAGTCACACATATGCCCAGGCCGTGAGCAGGTGAACAGGCCCATCCCCCACTCCTACACAAGctcaagccaatggcatgtaccagatgataagcaggctctgctcacacttactggtctGAGGCCGAACCACACGACAAACAACactggacactttatggaacacaaagccttcactatctaatcatggactatccaaggcctgaggtcatctgcctttggcctaaagaccaggaacctggacttcatcaaagaaatcagaaatacagacattgtcatcctggtTGCCCTCTAGATCACAGAGAGCGGGAAGTCCCTTCCACCAAACAAACCGATAgtaaaacagggaagggactcagggggtattcttatttggtatagagcagacctaagtCATTTTTAAATTAATCAACACAGAAACATTTTGCTCGAAATTTTAAAAGGAAATGATCTCatcagagaaaaatgtcctcctgtgtgctacctatatccccccactagaatacCCATATTTGAATGAaaacagcttctccatcctggagggggaaatcaataatTTCCAGGCCAAGAGACATGTACtcgtctgtggcgacctaaatgccagaactggacaggAACcggacaccctcagcacacaggggaacaaacacctacctggaggtgacagcattccctcccccatatgcccccctaggcacaactatgacaacataaccaacaaaaacgggtcacaactcctgcagatctgtcgcacgctgggtatgtacatagtcattggtAGGGTTCAAGGGGACTCCTacagtaggtacacctacagctcatctcttggcagtagtactgtagactactttatcactgacctcaacccagagtctctcagagcgttcagtcagcccactgacacccctatcagaccatagcaaaatcacagtctagttgaacagagcaatactcaatcatgaggcatcaaagccaaaggaactgagtaacattaagaaatgctatagatggaaggaatgcagtttggaaatcgtaccaaaaaacaattaggcaacaacaaatgcaatcccttttagacaatttcctgggtaaaacgttccactgtaatagtgaaggtgtaaacttggcagtagaaaatcttaacagtatatttgacctctcagcttccctatcaaatctaaaaatctcaaatagaaaaccgaagaaaatgaacaacaatgacaaatggtttgatgaagaatgcagaaatctaagaaagaaattgagaaacctgtccaaccaaaaacatagagacctggaaaacctgagtctacgccttcactatggtgaatcactaaaacaatacagaaatacactacggaaaagaaggaacatcacgtcagaaatcagctcaatgtaattgaagaatccatatactctaaccacttctgggaaaattggaaaacaataaacaaacaacaacacaaataattatctatccaaaatggagatgtatgggtaaaccacttgtccaatctttttggctctataacaaagaataaagagcaaaaacatatacatgatcaaatacaaatcttagaatcaactattaaagattACCAGAACCCACGGGAGTCTCCAATttccttgaatgagctacaggacaaaataataacactccaacccaaaaaggcctgtggtgttgatggtatccttaatgaaatgatcaaatatacagacaacaaattccaaatggctatactaaaactctttaacatcatccttagctctggcatcttccccaatatttggaaccaaggactgatcaccccaatccacaaaagtggagacatatttgaccccaataactaccgtgggatatgcgtcaacagtaaccttgggaaaatcctctgcattatcattaatcatcgtacatttcctcaatgaaaacaatgtactgagcaaatgtcaaattggctttttaccaaattaccgtacaacagaccatgtattcaccctgcacaccctaattgacaaccaaacaaaccaaaacaaaggcaaagtcttcacatgctttgttgatttcaaaaaagcattcgactcaatttggcatgagggtctgctatacaaattgatggaaagtggtgttggcgGTAAAACATACgtcattataaaatccatgtacacaaacaacaagtgtgtgtggttaaaattgaCAAAAAAACACACGTTTCTTCAcacagggctgtggggtgagacagggatgcagcttaagccccaccctcttcaacatatatatcaacgaactggcgcgggcactagaaaggtctgcagcacccggcctcaccctactagaatctgaagtcaaatgtctactgtttgctgatgatctggtgcttcttcaccaaccaaggagggcctacagcagcacctagatcttctgcacagattctgccagacctgggccctgacagtaaatctcagtaagaccaaaataatggtgttccaaaaaaggtccagttgccgggaacacaaatacaaattctatctagacaccgttgccctagagcacacaaactatacttaccttggcctaaacatcagcgccacaggtaacttccacaaagctgtgaacgatctgagagataAGGCAAGatagggcattctatgccatcaaaaggaacataaaattcaacataccaattaggatctggctaaaaatacttgaatcagtcatagagcccatttccctttatggttgtgaggtctggggtccgctcaccaaccgagacttcacaaaatgggacaaacaccaaattgagactctgcaaaaatatcctctgtgtacaacgtaaaacaccaaataatgcatgcagagcagaattaggccgatacccacaaatgatcaaaatccagaaaagagatgttaaattctacaaccacctaaaagaaagcgattcccaaaccttccgtaacaaagccatcatctacagagagatgaacctggagaagagtcccctaagcaagctggtcatggggctctgttcacaaacacaaacaaaccccacagagccccaggacagcagcacaattagacccaaccaaatcatgagaaaacaaaaagataattacttgacacattggaaagaattaacaaacaaaaaacagagcaaactagaatgatatttggccctaaacagagagtacagtggcagaatacctgaccactgtgactgacccaaacttaaggaaagctttgactatgtacagactcagtgagcatagccttgctattgagaaaggttgccataggcagacctggctctcaagagaagacaggctatgtgcacactgcccacaaaatgaggtggaaactgagctgcacttcctaaccttatGCATGACTATATTagacacacatttccctcagattacatagaccgacaaagaattcaaaaacagacccgattttgataaactcacatttttattgggtgaaataccacagtgtgccatcacagcagcaagatgtgtgacctgttgccacaagaaaagggcaaccagtgaagaacaaacactgttgtaaataaaacccatatgtatgtttatttattttcccttttgtactttaactatgtaatgtgtaatgtgtaatgttcactgtaaaaaaaaatatacagtgtggcaaaaaagtatttagtcagccaccaattgtgcaagttctcccacttaaaaagatgagagaggcctgtaattttcatcataggtacacctcaactatgacagacaaaatgagataaaaaaaaatccagaaaatcacattgtaggattttaaattaatgaatttgctaattatggtggaaaataagtatttggtcaataacaaaagtttatctcaatactatataccctttgttggcaatgacagaggtcaaacgttttctgtaagtcttcacaaggttttc encodes:
- the LOC118392174 gene encoding LOW QUALITY PROTEIN: NEDD4-binding protein 1-like (The sequence of the model RefSeq protein was modified relative to this genomic sequence to represent the inferred CDS: deleted 1 base in 1 codon) — encoded protein: MASALSHLSPMSGREREGWSDRGGEDRVEDEFACSGALRGALLSFHPSLERIFGVSFIIGREEDAVLPHDGQIWLKLRGGRNDVVAAKLFVKGVVNQEAPQEVPYPGVLHCVFCGARGLFMDCLIRNTSARIVVVSPGFLLISGLAEPVVRAYSLITDLVQRSEGTQGRLSEPRDRAAGETLDSRRAFKSLVERWDDRHTLDLLVLPGAVKETLLDLVRESGLGSNPGPGGLNPGHGGSNPGHGCLNPGPGLGSNTIPGLGLNLGLGGSRDRMGLMDTDTQRLWDSQFELDALTLMDTRIGTRAGEARDIQEVQGMSMTKSTTKPSKHSYHNQDPGLQNIGLFSQQTFTTATVKVTEGSRYGTQGGIGIGNEAAPRDPIFHSFPQNEDIRGRAEGSEGAKEVQGHSPQEVKEEGHLEEEEEIETEEGEGNMLSVGSKEEFGLLLKFFTAMGYAEDVVLRVLAQPRPREASQILDLVQQEQDRTRLAMNSLVELAHREVEERGSEGEESGGEEVRGKRSGIDKRVAMEGGVGEGVRAREEQREEKGRGESAGLFDDLSKDSTEVDRGRGEGGRESNEGNSKGGEVGNEDDFVLGVLKGAAANCGYTEEKVTKVYSMLPELSIRQLLLELQRESTRETESKSQDRVRDEPREVNEVVSEVRKKKCRKEETEKERGKERKAPAQPFTTTENRGGERKSAKGMSERKTDEVGGVKVPNRTVDGPVRVEPDLAQWNAVMNQVPFPTHGLQKNPTQTRQQPGQTPPPRRASPPLVRGPPQPTYPITLPPQPTNLPLFPHQLVYPLTQPHQTTLDSALTVNKSSATRVKEKLGFLTLATEVPERKGLPAPAVDRWGLPPMAAGSLVTGQQRFLEGLQTPFDLKLTDQPGDPGLRMVVIDGSNVAMSHGLGNFFSCRGIALAVQHFWNRGHREISTLLPQWRQKRDPRVKEQHYLTELQNLGLLSYTPSREVQGKRINSYDDRFMLQLAQKTDGVIVTNDNFRDLLDESHEWRDIIKKRLLQYTFVGDHFMVPDDPLGREGPHLDDFLRSLHRTPVSGSHSFAGTASTPFPQAPRAQTEVLKFRDRTPGVAVEPESSQARGRGKRKGQAQAGHGSPGMDLVPGMGLGLDMERSAAETSRLRESLSQVFPGQDSIVTLVLQCNPTVTDINSLSHFMLQQQIESEHGGVD